In Oscillatoria acuminata PCC 6304, a single window of DNA contains:
- a CDS encoding mannose-1-phosphate guanylyltransferase, with amino-acid sequence MIPVILAGGKGERFWPLSRRSRPKQFLSLDGSGISLLQATANRLLAVAGGWDGLWVVTNAQIADGIREQLPQLPEKNILIEPQGRDTAPAVAWAAIEIERREGPEAVVGFFPADHWIGDEDAYGKTLAAASQLATDTPAIVTLGITPTEPSTGYGYIEQGEVVAPYQGLNAYRVSRFTEKPDRPKAEEFIATGRYTWNSGMFIFRAGVVIEELKTHAPEIFEPLAQKGVAAYAELPKKSIDYALMEKTQLAYVIPAAFGWDDLGDWNALERLLKGDQTNVELANHIGLDTQGAILYASSDDERIVTIGLEDIVIVRDRNVTLIVKKDRTQDIKQVLKQLENDPRFSPEL; translated from the coding sequence ATGATACCCGTAATTCTGGCTGGGGGGAAAGGGGAACGCTTTTGGCCCCTGAGTCGCCGATCGCGACCCAAGCAGTTTTTAAGTTTAGATGGCAGTGGCATCAGTCTACTCCAAGCCACTGCCAATCGGTTGCTGGCAGTCGCCGGAGGTTGGGACGGATTGTGGGTGGTCACCAATGCCCAGATTGCCGATGGCATCAGGGAACAGTTACCTCAACTCCCGGAAAAAAATATCCTGATTGAACCCCAGGGACGGGATACAGCACCGGCGGTGGCATGGGCGGCGATCGAAATTGAGCGGCGCGAGGGTCCCGAGGCAGTGGTCGGATTTTTCCCGGCAGATCACTGGATTGGCGATGAGGATGCCTACGGAAAAACCCTCGCAGCAGCAAGTCAACTGGCAACGGATACTCCGGCGATCGTCACCCTGGGAATTACACCCACCGAACCCTCCACTGGCTACGGTTATATCGAACAAGGAGAGGTAGTCGCCCCTTATCAGGGATTAAACGCCTACCGGGTCAGCCGCTTTACGGAAAAACCCGACCGCCCCAAAGCCGAGGAATTTATCGCTACAGGCCGCTATACCTGGAATAGCGGAATGTTTATTTTTCGCGCTGGAGTGGTCATTGAGGAGCTAAAAACCCATGCTCCAGAGATTTTTGAACCTCTAGCCCAAAAAGGGGTAGCGGCCTATGCCGAACTCCCTAAAAAAAGTATTGATTATGCGTTAATGGAAAAAACCCAGTTAGCCTATGTGATTCCTGCTGCCTTTGGGTGGGATGATTTAGGCGACTGGAACGCCTTGGAACGACTCCTCAAAGGCGACCAAACCAATGTGGAACTGGCGAACCATATTGGACTGGACACCCAAGGCGCAATCCTCTATGCCAGTAGCGACGATGAGCGCATCGTCACCATTGGGTTAGAGGATATCGTCATTGTGCGCGATCGCAATGTTACCTTAATTGTCAAAAAAGACCGCACTCAGGATATTAAACAAGTCCTGAAACAGTTAGAAAATGACCCTCGATTTAGCCCAGAATTATAA
- a CDS encoding ABC1 kinase family protein yields the protein MWSNLTQSSARQREIFEVVLRNGWDYMRRLLTGGKTDEPKLPPPAVLRNIFVDLGPVYVKVGQLLSTRPDLLPQEYIDELTALQAEVPPVPWEDVEVTIRQQLRQPIEDVFATLNTEPVAAGSIAQTHRATLKNGQEVAVKVQRPGLEKIIEQDITLLTGLAELVSIAEFGDSYDLVALAEEFGTALRGELNFTEEGANGDKLRRNLAKSRWFDPTKVAIPEIYWNLTTEKLLVMEWVEGEPILLAKYDGMPGIDRITQRKAIANLLTRVFFQQICLDGFFHADPHPGNLFYLRDGRVALIDCGMVGRMDPRTQQLLIEMLLAMVNLDAQRCSQLAIDMAGSTSKTVNVSNLESDYDRLLRRYYNMSLSELSFSQMFYEVLEVSRNNRLRMPANMGLCAKAIANLEGIARNLDPDYNFAEQIKPLMTDLFGRQLIGEAPLQGLLRTALDIKNLSLQSPRQFEVLLDRVTSESLIWNVAMKDVEALRRTLDSAANRLSFSILVGSLIMGAAVVSSQAQLSNVYYLSDILFAAASLIGLWLVISILRSGRLR from the coding sequence ATGTGGTCAAACCTTACTCAATCTAGCGCCCGTCAACGGGAGATTTTTGAAGTCGTCCTGCGTAATGGTTGGGACTACATGAGACGGTTGTTGACGGGAGGCAAAACCGATGAACCGAAATTGCCACCCCCAGCAGTCTTACGGAACATTTTCGTAGACCTTGGGCCAGTTTATGTGAAAGTCGGCCAATTGCTGAGTACCCGTCCCGACCTTTTACCCCAGGAATATATTGATGAACTGACGGCATTACAAGCGGAAGTGCCTCCAGTCCCCTGGGAAGATGTGGAGGTAACGATCCGCCAACAATTGCGACAACCGATTGAGGATGTTTTTGCCACCCTCAATACTGAACCTGTCGCTGCGGGTTCGATCGCCCAAACCCATCGGGCCACCCTCAAAAATGGCCAGGAAGTGGCGGTTAAAGTGCAACGTCCCGGATTAGAAAAAATCATAGAACAAGATATTACCTTGTTGACGGGATTAGCAGAATTAGTCTCGATCGCCGAGTTTGGAGACTCTTATGATTTAGTCGCCTTGGCGGAGGAATTTGGGACCGCCTTGCGTGGGGAATTAAATTTTACAGAAGAAGGGGCGAATGGAGATAAACTGCGGCGCAATTTAGCCAAAAGTCGCTGGTTTGACCCAACAAAAGTCGCGATTCCAGAAATTTATTGGAATTTAACCACAGAAAAATTGCTGGTGATGGAGTGGGTTGAGGGAGAACCAATTTTGCTGGCAAAATATGATGGAATGCCCGGGATTGATCGGATAACCCAACGGAAGGCGATCGCCAATTTATTGACCCGAGTCTTTTTCCAACAAATTTGTTTAGATGGATTTTTCCATGCCGACCCACATCCAGGAAACTTGTTTTATTTGCGGGATGGACGAGTCGCCTTAATTGATTGTGGGATGGTGGGACGAATGGACCCGCGTACTCAACAATTGCTAATCGAGATGCTGTTGGCAATGGTGAATTTAGATGCCCAACGATGCAGTCAACTGGCGATCGATATGGCCGGTTCCACGAGTAAGACAGTGAATGTTTCCAATTTGGAAAGTGATTACGATCGCCTCTTGCGTCGGTATTATAACATGAGCCTGTCGGAACTGAGTTTTAGCCAGATGTTCTACGAAGTGCTAGAAGTCTCCCGCAACAATCGCTTGCGGATGCCGGCGAACATGGGACTCTGCGCGAAGGCGATCGCCAACCTAGAAGGAATCGCCCGTAATCTCGACCCCGATTATAACTTCGCCGAACAAATTAAACCGTTAATGACTGATTTATTCGGACGGCAATTAATTGGAGAAGCGCCATTACAGGGGCTACTCAGAACCGCCCTAGATATCAAAAATCTGTCCTTGCAATCTCCAAGACAATTTGAGGTATTACTCGACCGAGTAACCTCAGAAAGTTTAATTTGGAACGTCGCCATGAAAGACGTAGAGGCCCTCCGTCGCACATTGGATTCTGCTGCCAATAGACTCTCTTTTAGTATCTTAGTGGGTTCTCTAATCATGGGGGCGGCAGTCGTTTCCTCACAAGCGCAATTGAGTAACGTCTATTATTTGAGTGATATCCTGTTTGCAGCAGCGAGTTTAATAGGACTGTGGTTAGTGATTAGTATCTTGCGATCGGGCAGATTGCGGTAA
- a CDS encoding PAS domain S-box protein, with the protein MSHKNWANPLRQELSREIEEQDQKLNRAKLRWQEIHRPKSNPSSQDAFLRSPDERPSDERSNGLRNPEEWLRLALDVAQMAICEWDIPRDRITGTPGYELLWGRDSGSFNGSFAELLACIHPDDRGAITETLEKAHQGCGNYHVKYRVIWPDRSTHWLESQGKFFYSDGNRPIRAVGTLVNIDQRVSVETQLRQQKRALSALSAGNHIIIHGKKELDVLQQICEMITAIGGYESAWVGYVTEDDPKQIITVAQAGKNLDESLHSGHIIGSESTLASLVPLMRTGIPARGQHPYPETEMTTGRGSLWEGSYTSAIALPLLNEGQLFGTLNLCATQPDAFDPDEVQLLIELTHDLAYGIIALRRQQEHAAAESALRGSEEKLRLALQASNMGTWQWEICRDLLGSDRIRVSCSLECLHLFGINPETFDNSYTTFEACIHPQDRTLVHQTVEEAIETGQPFELEYRVIWGDRTIHWLKARGNAFWDPTGQPLGTIGIVMDITDRKRAELQIQQLLTTERVAHTAAQLAGEQISNILESITDGFIALDTQGQYTYVNQKAAQLLQKRREDLMGQKISTEFPEVTRPQFYQACQQAQEQQTSIYLEEYYPPYDCWFDNYIYPAKDGLSIFFRDTTERKRSQQALQQAKQDLESQVRARTEQLRKANERLENELQHRQRVEQVLQRAYQRLQFHVENTPLAVIEWNREWRILNWSAQAQKIFGWQAEEVFGKSDIDFALIYEADLEAVTQRRNLLISGQQPRTVCCNRNYTKDGRVIDCEWYYSALFAPTGELISVLSLVLDISDRTEALSALHSSEARFRNAFDYATIGMALVAPDGHWLKVNRALCEILGYDEGELLEKTFHDVTHPEDRETDWQSLQDLLGGEIPSYQTEKRYLHRQGQVVWVQLSASLVRDSRERPLYLIAQIQDITARKRAREELHSSRARIAAILELAGEAIISIDSHQRITLFNQAAERIFGYSAAQLLGQPLEKLLPLCLEGTRKSGGNGEGCSTNLARMMDQSGEVMGLRQDGMEFPAEVSISEVEIAEEQVFTLCLRDITDRKRAEAERAKLIEILEATPDFILSARVDGTVFYLNKAARTIFGVPPECPLEPFQIFQSHPGWANDIIQNEGIPTAIAQGTWIGETALVTPQGVEITLSELIIAHKSPDGAVTMFSSIARDITKQKEIEATVRESERRWRRLLETVQLAVVGLDRRGGIEYANPFFLELVGYALSEIQGKDWFELFIPTHQQRRHSEVLEELRTPDFYSHPQSIIVTRSGQEKIIAWNNTVLHDLRGVEMGTLSIGEDITERDAIERMKDEFISVVSHELRTPLASIHGALNLISSGLIEPTGEKGKRVMAIAAESADRLVRLVNDILDLERLTSGKIALVKERHSPRDLIEKAIETMQVMANRAEVNFQVECNPSLELWIDGDRIIQVLTNLLSNAIKFSPTVSTVEISVQGRTLTPNPLGKLDAEPSPSSPSMILFAVKDQGRGIPENKMESIFERFHQVDASDSRKKGGTGLGLAICRSIIQQHGGRIWVESVLNEGSTFYFTLPEITPETSPEEANHEQTNFSH; encoded by the coding sequence ATGAGTCATAAAAATTGGGCTAACCCATTGAGGCAAGAGTTAAGCCGGGAAATTGAAGAACAAGACCAAAAACTGAATCGGGCAAAACTCCGATGGCAGGAGATTCACCGTCCAAAATCCAACCCAAGCAGCCAAGATGCCTTCTTGAGAAGTCCGGATGAGCGACCCTCGGACGAAAGAAGCAACGGGTTGCGGAACCCAGAGGAATGGCTACGGCTGGCGTTGGATGTGGCGCAAATGGCAATTTGTGAATGGGATATTCCCCGCGATCGCATCACCGGAACCCCAGGGTATGAACTGTTATGGGGTCGAGATTCCGGCAGCTTTAACGGCAGTTTTGCCGAGTTGCTGGCCTGCATTCATCCCGATGACCGAGGTGCAATTACCGAAACCCTGGAGAAAGCGCACCAAGGCTGTGGGAATTACCACGTGAAATACCGAGTCATTTGGCCCGATCGCAGTACCCATTGGCTCGAAAGTCAAGGTAAATTTTTCTACAGCGATGGCAACAGACCCATTCGGGCCGTGGGTACCTTGGTCAATATTGACCAACGGGTGAGCGTTGAAACCCAATTACGTCAGCAAAAACGCGCCCTCAGCGCCCTCAGCGCCGGCAATCACATCATTATTCACGGCAAAAAAGAACTCGACGTTTTGCAGCAAATCTGCGAAATGATCACCGCCATTGGGGGTTATGAATCCGCCTGGGTGGGATATGTAACCGAAGATGACCCGAAACAGATTATTACCGTTGCTCAAGCCGGAAAAAACCTCGACGAATCCCTCCACTCCGGTCACATCATCGGGTCTGAATCGACATTAGCATCCCTGGTCCCCTTGATGCGGACTGGCATACCGGCTAGAGGTCAACATCCCTATCCTGAGACCGAGATGACCACCGGGCGAGGGTCCCTTTGGGAGGGGAGTTATACTTCAGCGATCGCCCTGCCCCTGCTCAATGAAGGACAACTATTTGGCACCTTGAATCTGTGCGCCACCCAACCCGATGCCTTCGATCCCGACGAAGTGCAGTTACTCATTGAACTCACCCATGACCTGGCCTATGGCATCATCGCCCTGCGCCGTCAGCAGGAGCACGCCGCTGCGGAATCCGCCCTGCGAGGGAGTGAAGAAAAATTACGCCTCGCCTTGCAAGCATCCAACATGGGCACTTGGCAATGGGAAATTTGTCGCGATCTCCTGGGTAGCGATCGCATTCGGGTGAGCTGTTCCCTGGAATGCCTGCACCTCTTCGGTATCAACCCTGAGACCTTTGACAACAGCTACACCACCTTTGAAGCCTGTATTCATCCCCAGGACCGCACCCTGGTCCATCAAACCGTAGAAGAAGCGATCGAGACTGGGCAACCCTTTGAACTCGAATATCGCGTCATTTGGGGCGATCGCACCATTCACTGGCTCAAAGCCCGAGGCAACGCCTTCTGGGACCCCACTGGCCAACCCCTGGGAACCATCGGCATCGTCATGGATATCACCGATCGCAAACGGGCCGAACTCCAAATCCAACAACTCCTCACCACCGAACGAGTCGCCCATACCGCCGCCCAACTCGCCGGAGAGCAAATCTCCAACATCCTCGAAAGCATTACCGATGGCTTTATCGCCCTCGACACCCAGGGACAGTACACCTACGTCAACCAAAAAGCCGCCCAACTCCTACAAAAACGTCGGGAAGACCTCATGGGTCAGAAAATCTCCACGGAATTTCCCGAAGTGACTCGCCCCCAATTTTATCAAGCCTGCCAGCAAGCCCAAGAGCAACAAACCTCAATTTATCTCGAAGAATATTACCCCCCCTACGATTGCTGGTTTGACAACTATATCTACCCCGCCAAAGATGGACTCTCGATTTTTTTCCGAGACACCACGGAACGCAAACGCTCACAACAAGCCTTACAACAAGCCAAACAGGACCTAGAAAGCCAGGTTAGAGCACGCACGGAACAATTACGCAAAGCCAACGAACGCCTAGAAAACGAACTCCAACACCGCCAGCGCGTTGAACAAGTCTTACAACGAGCCTATCAGCGCTTGCAGTTCCATGTGGAAAATACCCCCTTAGCAGTCATCGAATGGAACCGGGAATGGCGGATTTTAAATTGGTCCGCCCAAGCGCAAAAAATCTTTGGTTGGCAAGCGGAGGAAGTCTTTGGCAAATCAGATATAGACTTTGCCTTGATTTACGAAGCGGACCTGGAAGCGGTTACCCAGCGTCGGAACCTGCTGATTTCCGGACAACAACCGCGAACGGTTTGCTGCAATCGCAACTACACCAAAGACGGACGAGTAATTGATTGTGAATGGTATTATTCGGCCCTATTTGCCCCAACGGGCGAGTTAATTTCCGTCTTGTCCCTGGTCCTGGATATCAGCGATCGCACCGAAGCCTTATCCGCCTTACATTCCAGTGAAGCGCGGTTCCGCAATGCCTTTGACTATGCCACCATTGGCATGGCGCTGGTGGCCCCCGATGGTCATTGGTTAAAAGTCAATCGCGCCTTATGCGAGATTCTGGGCTATGACGAAGGGGAATTGCTGGAAAAAACATTTCACGATGTCACCCATCCCGAAGATCGAGAGACGGATTGGCAGTCCCTCCAAGACTTACTCGGCGGGGAGATTCCCTCCTATCAGACGGAGAAGCGCTACCTCCACCGCCAGGGTCAGGTGGTTTGGGTTCAGTTGAGTGCATCCTTAGTCCGGGATTCGCGAGAACGCCCCCTCTATTTAATTGCTCAGATTCAAGATATCACGGCCCGCAAACGGGCCCGGGAGGAGTTGCACTCGTCCCGTGCCCGGATCGCGGCGATTCTGGAATTGGCTGGGGAGGCGATTATCTCTATTGATAGCCATCAACGGATTACTCTATTTAATCAAGCCGCAGAGCGGATTTTTGGGTATAGTGCGGCTCAATTACTGGGGCAACCCCTGGAGAAATTATTGCCGTTGTGCTTAGAGGGGACGAGGAAATCTGGGGGGAATGGAGAGGGATGTTCGACGAATCTCGCCCGGATGATGGATCAGTCTGGGGAAGTGATGGGGTTGCGCCAAGATGGGATGGAGTTTCCGGCAGAAGTCTCTATTTCAGAGGTGGAAATCGCTGAGGAACAGGTGTTTACCTTGTGTTTGCGAGATATTACCGATCGCAAACGGGCAGAAGCTGAACGGGCGAAGTTAATTGAGATTCTGGAAGCGACTCCAGATTTTATCTTGTCGGCGAGGGTGGATGGGACGGTTTTCTATTTAAACAAGGCGGCGCGCACTATTTTCGGGGTCCCGCCTGAGTGTCCTTTAGAACCGTTTCAGATTTTCCAATCTCATCCGGGGTGGGCGAATGACATTATTCAAAATGAGGGAATTCCCACGGCGATCGCCCAGGGGACCTGGATTGGAGAAACGGCCCTGGTAACTCCCCAGGGGGTGGAAATTACCCTTTCGGAGTTGATTATCGCCCATAAATCTCCTGATGGGGCGGTGACGATGTTCTCTAGTATTGCCCGAGACATTACGAAACAAAAGGAAATCGAAGCGACAGTCCGAGAATCGGAACGCCGCTGGCGCAGGTTGTTGGAAACGGTGCAGTTAGCGGTTGTGGGACTCGATCGCCGGGGTGGGATTGAATATGCCAATCCGTTTTTCCTGGAGTTGGTGGGGTATGCGCTTTCAGAAATTCAGGGGAAGGATTGGTTTGAGTTGTTTATTCCCACCCATCAGCAGCGCAGGCATTCGGAGGTGTTGGAGGAGTTGCGAACCCCAGATTTTTATTCCCACCCGCAGAGTATCATTGTTACCCGGTCTGGACAGGAGAAAATTATTGCTTGGAATAATACGGTGTTGCACGATTTGCGCGGGGTGGAAATGGGTACCCTGAGTATCGGGGAGGATATTACAGAACGAGATGCGATCGAACGGATGAAGGATGAGTTTATTTCGGTGGTGAGTCATGAACTTCGCACCCCTTTAGCTTCAATTCACGGGGCCTTGAATTTGATTTCCAGCGGGTTGATTGAACCGACGGGAGAGAAGGGAAAGCGGGTGATGGCGATCGCCGCCGAAAGTGCCGATCGCCTCGTGCGCTTGGTCAATGATATTCTAGATCTGGAACGATTAACTTCCGGAAAAATTGCCCTGGTCAAGGAACGGCACTCCCCCCGGGATTTGATTGAAAAGGCGATCGAAACCATGCAAGTTATGGCAAACCGAGCGGAGGTCAATTTTCAGGTCGAGTGCAACCCCAGTTTGGAGTTATGGATTGATGGCGATCGCATCATTCAAGTGCTGACTAATCTCTTAAGCAATGCCATCAAATTTTCCCCCACAGTTTCTACGGTTGAGATTTCCGTTCAAGGGCGAACCCTGACTCCTAACCCTCTCGGAAAACTCGATGCCGAACCCTCACCCTCCTCGCCCTCAATGATTTTATTTGCCGTTAAAGATCAAGGTCGGGGCATTCCCGAAAACAAAATGGAAAGTATTTTTGAACGATTCCATCAAGTTGATGCCTCCGATTCCCGCAAAAAAGGAGGCACAGGGTTAGGATTGGCGATTTGTCGCAGTATCATCCAGCAACATGGCGGTAGAATTTGGGTGGAAAGCGTTCTCAATGAAGGCAGTACCTTTTATTTTACCTTACCTGAAATTACCCCAGAAACTTCTCCAGAGGAGGCCAACCATGAGCAAACGAATTTTAGTCATTGA
- a CDS encoding response regulator: MSKRILVIDDEDGLREIIQFSLEVVAGWEVFTASSGREGIALAQAKQPDAILLDVMMPEMDGLSTFRELKSHAATEKIPTIWLTAKAQIREQKELIELGGAGAILKPFKAEKLAHDVRKILQWSE, translated from the coding sequence ATGAGCAAACGAATTTTAGTCATTGATGATGAAGATGGCCTACGGGAAATTATTCAATTTTCCTTGGAAGTGGTGGCCGGCTGGGAGGTGTTCACCGCCAGTTCCGGACGGGAAGGGATTGCTTTAGCTCAAGCGAAACAACCCGATGCCATTTTACTGGATGTCATGATGCCAGAAATGGATGGACTCAGTACCTTTCGGGAATTAAAAAGCCATGCGGCTACAGAAAAAATTCCGACCATTTGGTTAACGGCTAAGGCTCAAATTCGCGAACAAAAAGAACTGATTGAATTAGGTGGCGCAGGGGCAATTCTTAAGCCCTTTAAAGCAGAAAAATTAGCCCATGATGTGCGAAAAATTTTGCAGTGGAGTGAATGA
- a CDS encoding LCP family protein, whose translation MLEVIELYNNLPIPPQKPKKKSPPSKRNRFNRASKISIPPLPLPLRLARVLLGSFTLLLMATLSLTLGAIVAVFDAKVTDTVPDWQQPLVQTDSPWPSPRLSRSLNLLVLGIEGSVTPTLDGQSSLPKPAETLWLMRFDPVQNAVSVLLIPPQTRVQIPDRGRNPVASAHSIGGVTLTSRVLSQTLNAIPIDRYIRADAATFRSLIDWLGGVELFVPESLSYQDSTQGIAVNLQPGWQTLKGEETLGFARFQKTEADRSGLHRQQMILQSLGDRLASPTLGPQLPRILQLMHEYIDTNLTREELFGLVTLLQQRPSNGLKMVLLPGEFTTTRSVPSPYWNIDTTGRDRVLYHYFDQELNSRTQRDRATTPKSPKTLKVALQNASGNPLILGQILAELKSRGYRNVYPISDWPDLQRHTQIIIQTGDIPAATTLQNLLPTAQIQSSSLGDLESEITIRIGEDALNSKYLYWAK comes from the coding sequence GTGTTAGAAGTCATAGAACTCTATAACAATTTACCTATTCCTCCGCAAAAGCCGAAAAAAAAATCACCTCCATCAAAACGCAATCGGTTCAATCGCGCCTCGAAAATTTCTATCCCTCCGTTACCCTTACCCCTGCGACTGGCGAGGGTATTATTGGGTAGCTTTACTCTGCTGTTAATGGCGACTCTTTCCCTCACCCTAGGGGCGATCGTCGCGGTGTTTGATGCTAAAGTTACGGATACAGTCCCGGACTGGCAACAGCCTTTAGTACAAACCGATTCCCCCTGGCCTTCCCCGCGATTGTCTCGATCGCTTAACCTGTTAGTTCTGGGGATTGAGGGGAGTGTCACTCCGACACTGGATGGTCAATCCAGTTTACCGAAACCCGCTGAAACCCTGTGGTTAATGCGGTTCGACCCGGTTCAAAACGCCGTGAGTGTGTTGTTGATTCCTCCTCAAACTCGGGTGCAAATCCCCGATCGCGGACGCAATCCAGTCGCCAGTGCTCACAGTATAGGCGGGGTTACCCTCACCTCCAGAGTCCTCAGTCAAACCCTCAACGCTATCCCCATTGACCGTTATATTCGCGCTGATGCTGCCACCTTTCGCAGCTTGATCGACTGGTTAGGTGGGGTAGAATTATTCGTGCCTGAGTCCCTCTCCTATCAGGATTCCACCCAAGGGATTGCCGTTAACTTACAACCGGGTTGGCAAACCCTCAAAGGGGAAGAAACCCTCGGTTTTGCGCGCTTCCAGAAAACCGAGGCCGATCGCAGTGGCCTCCACCGACAGCAAATGATTCTACAATCGTTAGGCGATCGCCTTGCCAGTCCCACCCTCGGGCCCCAATTGCCGCGCATCCTGCAACTGATGCACGAATATATCGATACCAATCTCACCCGGGAAGAACTCTTCGGGTTAGTGACCCTCCTCCAACAGCGACCCTCCAATGGGTTGAAAATGGTCCTCCTCCCGGGAGAATTTACCACCACGAGATCGGTCCCGAGTCCCTATTGGAATATCGATACCACCGGACGAGATCGGGTCCTGTACCACTACTTTGACCAAGAACTCAACTCCAGAACCCAACGCGATCGCGCCACCACTCCTAAATCCCCCAAAACCCTAAAAGTTGCCCTGCAAAATGCTTCCGGCAATCCCTTAATTCTCGGTCAAATCTTAGCCGAATTAAAATCCCGAGGATATCGAAATGTGTACCCCATTTCCGACTGGCCGGACCTCCAACGCCACACCCAAATTATCATCCAAACCGGAGATATCCCGGCAGCCACTACTTTACAAAACCTCTTGCCCACTGCCCAGATTCAATCTAGTTCTTTAGGTGATTTGGAGTCGGAAATTACGATTAGAATTGGAGAAGATGCTCTGAATTCAAAATACTTATATTGGGCAAAGTAA
- a CDS encoding cupin domain-containing protein, with protein sequence MTETKNPTELESVNASDSGLHTEERFWGTATVLETGERYRISRVEVKPGHRMKTQIHYHRSEHWIVVSGTAKIVCGEKESLLIQNQSSYVPICTPHRLENPGVIPLVLIEVQNGEFLGDEDIIRLEEDDKEG encoded by the coding sequence ATGACAGAAACCAAAAACCCCACCGAATTAGAATCAGTAAACGCCTCCGATAGCGGACTGCATACCGAAGAGAGATTTTGGGGAACCGCCACCGTTTTAGAAACCGGAGAACGGTATCGCATCTCCCGAGTTGAAGTTAAACCCGGACATCGGATGAAAACCCAAATTCATTATCACCGGAGTGAACATTGGATCGTTGTTTCCGGGACCGCCAAAATCGTCTGTGGCGAAAAAGAATCCCTGCTGATTCAAAACCAGTCTAGCTACGTTCCCATCTGTACCCCCCATCGCCTCGAAAACCCGGGGGTGATTCCCCTCGTTTTAATCGAAGTGCAAAATGGAGAATTTCTCGGGGATGAAGATATAATCCGTCTCGAAGAAGATGACAAAGAAGGGTAA